DNA sequence from the Coregonus clupeaformis isolate EN_2021a chromosome 13, ASM2061545v1, whole genome shotgun sequence genome:
AACTCTAATGGAGCATGTGGGTACTACATGCAGGTGCAAATGGGCATGTTCTGCACAGGACTGGAGAGATGCAAACTGCTATCTGGGCTGGTTGTTGTTGTGCCTTTTGATGTGAAGTTCTGTGCTGATGTTATCCTTAAACTGAAGGCATTCTTTTTCCCACTTATGCTGCCAAGGATAGTAGATGAGTTCATCAGGCAGACTAACTGGGCTCCAAATATGTTCATCTATGTGGTATCTAGGCTCGGGGCCTAATACtttgtttttttaaatagttCTTATATTTTGTGCCTTGTAAAGCTTTCTGTCAGCTGTACCTTATCTAAGCATAACTATTGATTGGTGTTTTTTTGTCTTGCACAGTTCTCTTCATATGCACATTTACCTGATTATATTTGCATAATTCTTCTTGGCGTTTTTAATGTCTTGCCTTGTACAGCTCTCTTCATATATGCTTATCTAATGCCTGAGGATAACTCCTTATGATTTATGAATATTTTAGTTGTACCTTGTATAGCTCTTTATTTTCATATGGCACTTCATGAACTTATCTAAGCATACCGTAACTCATCTTGCACTTGGCAAATTATGGCGTTAATAAAAACATTATGAAATTTCACTTTGTTGACATTTTCTTTGATACATAACATTTTGAAATGAAGGATGAGGAAGCATGTCTAAGGGTTTCAAATGTGTTTTCAGTTTGATTATGGGTTTGGTTTTCAAGGGCACAAATTAAGAAAAGAGTGTGGCACTTGATAAACAGTTGTCTTCCCTCTTGGTCTGTTAGAGACATTTTGGtattgaagaaaatgtattttaaatagATTTAAGAAGGCATGATAGCAGCACCTAGTGGATGCCTGTAATTATCAGGAACAGGAAAAGTTACAGTACATTTCAAATGTAGGAACATTAATGATTCAGattaaacaggaaacacacacacacacacatatacatagtaccagtcaaaggtttggacacacctactcattcaagggtttttctttatttgtaaaaaattttacgttgtagaataatagtgaaaacataaaaattatgaaataacacttatggaatcatgtagtaaccaaaaaagtgttaaacaaatcaaaatatattttatatttgagattcttcaaatagccatcctttgccttgattacagctttgcacacacttggcattctatcaaccagattcacctggaatgcttttccaacaatcttggagttcccacatatgctgagcacttgttggctgcttttccttcactctgccgtccgactcatcccaaaccatctcaattgggttgaggtcgggggattgtggaggccaggtcatctgatgcagcactccatcactctccttcttcgtaaaatagcccttacacagcctggaggtgtgttgggtcattgtcctgttgaaaaacacatgatagtcccactaagcccaaaccagatgggatggcgtatcgctgcagaatgctgtggtagccatgctggttaagtgtgccttgaattctaaataaatcacagacagtgtcaccagcaaagcacccccacaccataacacctcctcctccatgctttacggtgggaaccacacatgcggagatcgtccgttcacccacaccgcgtctcacaacgacacggcagttggaaccaaaaatctcaaatttggactccaaaccaaaggacaaatttccaccggtctaatgtccattgctcgtgtttcttggcccaatcaggtctcttcttcttattggtgtcctttagtagtggtttctttgcagcaattcgaccaaacTCCTTACATTCAGGCTCcaatcagaccctacacccaaacgagggcactacgttcatccacctctggcctgctagcccccctacctctacggaagcacagttcccgctcagcccagtcaaagctattcgctgctctggcaccccaatagtggaacaagctcccccacgacgccaggacagcggagtcactgaccaccttccggagacacttaaaaccctacctctttaaggaatatctggaatagtataaaagtaatccttctacccctcccttcccccccatgattttatttatttttaatttaaaaaataaaagtggttgtcccactggctatcataagttgaatgcaccaatttgtaagtcgctctggataagagcgtctgctaaatgatgtaaatgaagtcctgattcacacagtcccctctgaacagttgatgttgagatgtgtctgttacttgaactcatttatttggactgcaatttctgaggctggtaactctaatgaacttatcctctgcagcagaggtaactctgggtcttccattcctgtggcggtcctcatgagagccagtttcatcaaagcacttgatggtttttgcgactgcacttgaagaaactttcaaagtttttgacattttccatattgagtgaccttcatgtcttaaagtaatgatggactgttgtttctatttgctgatttgagctgttcttgacataatatggacttggtcttttaccaaatagggctatcttctgtataccccaaccccccatgaagctggttgagagaatgccaagagtgtgcaaagcggtcatcaaggcaaagggtggctatttgaggaatctcaaatataaaatatattttgatttgtttaacactttttgggttaatacatgattccatatgtgttatttcatagttttgatgtcttcactattaatctacaatgtaaaaaaaatataaaaaaataaagaaaaacccttgaatgagtaggtgtgtccaaacttttgactgacagtgtatatacacacagtatCTCAGGTGGATGAAATTATAGTGTATAAAGTTGCATTTCAGATGTATGAACATTTTCACTGCTCACTCGGCATCCTCATGGATGATCTCCCCCTGCATGTTAACAAGTGCTGCACAAATTCTAAGGACTTTGTCCATTTTGTTTGTCAGGTTGATGGGAACAGTCTGGGAGAGGATTTTGAACACCTAGATTCGTCTGATAACGCTCTCAACATGTATACGCACATTAGCTATCCTTCTCGTGCTTGTGACATCCTCGTCAGACAGCTGGTCTCCTTTCTGAGTGAAGGCTGGTATGGCAAGGTTTACCTTCCTCTCTTACAGCAGATCTCGGATCCTGAAGCCCCGGTCTGCGATAACTTCATCGCCAGAGCTAAGGTATTCCAGGAAGCCAGAGTTTTGGTGATGAACTTGTCACTGTATCTGCCTCCATATGCAGGAGAAATTAACATAACGAGTCCACATGGAGCAACGCAACCAAATACTTGAGACTATTGCTGGAATAATAGTGGCTGTATGACTTCCCTCTAGAAGCGATATTGTGTGCTTTCTGAAGAGTGGTTTCAGAGCAGTCGATGATGCAAGTGGTGTTGGGGAACTTCTCTTTGAagcactgaggcattgtgttctGTATTGTCTCGCTCGGCAGCCATGGAATATAGATCCTCATGTGCTCCTCCATTGTGTCAATCCAGTTGGAAAGGATTCTGCTCACTACTCCCTTGGACACAGCAAAGCACTCAGCAAGATCACCCTGGAGTAGCTTCAGCTTCATCAAGGTTATCAGTATTTGATCAGTGATATGCATTTTGAAGTTAGCCGTGTAGAATTTCTGCAGAAATGCTACATGGTCAAAAAAAACACTAAGAGGAAGGCCAGTATACAACAATGTGCTAGTGTCATTCTTCAGGATGGTGTGGGTCAATGGCTCTGCACCACCACATTGGGTTTGTTTGTGGCAGGTGGGCTTGTTGACTGGTTTTCTTGACACGTAGCTGTGATCAGtatgaataatgtatgcactcactaactgtaagtcgctctgaataagagcatctgctaaatgactaaaatgtaaaatgtaaatcagtCAGTGCTGGAACCTCCCATTAAGTATCAGCATATTTATGCTGCGGTGCCAAGTGAGTAAGCAACAGTAGTAGGCAACAATTAGCAAGCTACAGTATGTTAGGACTTAGGAGTGGCTACCTACTACTAACAtagttagctaagctagctagcttctgCCTGATTCAGGACACCCTATCTGTGACAATACCTAGCGAGTAGCAGCTAGCTAACAGCTACAGTACCTGTATGTGTAGATGTCCTGATGAGATGTCGACTTCTGGTCTGTACTGGAGCATCATAGCCCAGCCACTTCTCAGGGAAAGGATGCTCTGTGATAGAACACACATAGGGTCGGTTTGGTGGTTTCTTCAAGTTCAATGCTTTGAGCCAAAGTCGAAGAGACTCCTCGTCCTTAGTAGGCTGGACAATAGAAcgagtcaaaattcacccaaggctGAAAAACGGCAATAGAACGTTGGCTAAGCTGGAACACTAGCGCGAGCCCACAGCAAATGATTTTAATCGAACGTTCGCAGAGCCTATTTTGACTGGAATTATGCTTAGAATTCCATTTCGCCTAAATGGCACAATTTTTTTTAGCACTTTTCATATTACCACTACAATCTGTTCTTAGGACGAaactgaagaagaaaaaaaacgtgTGTATAAAGTAAACATCTGCACCTCGATGGTGTCAATTGTGCCTTATGTCTGCGTAATGATGAAAACGTATATTTCTGGTCTAGTGACCGATGACAACCGAGCTCGCTGCCCAGACTTATATAATTACAAAGAGGAGATTCACCTGATTAAAATAGTGTCCGACttgaaaaaaatcaaaatatacacaTTGAGAGATATTTTGAGAATGGGACGACCTCATAGTTCCATGagtaattttttgttgttgttgttgacgttTTAACTACCAGCATGGGCAGGTCTCATTGCCAACAATAGCGAAGCAGGCATTGTGACGttgaacaatgggctgggaataaaACATTCCGAAGGCGAGTTGGTGCCACGGTGTTCAATAGAACTAATGCCCTAAAATGAGGCCTGTTTTTTTCGTGATTACTTCGAAACTACGACAAGCAGCTGGgacatatggtaatattatgaaactgggctacACGGCGGATGCAGTTAACTACTTTTTATCCGAAAAAAACGGTGTTAAAAATGTCATGTGTCCAGCCTATCCTTAGGAGGTGGGTGCACATCAAAAGGCGCCTCACAACTGCACTCGCTCCTAAAAAAAGTTCGGTGGTCAAAACACTCCTGCTCCATGAACAGCTTCCGTTTCTGACAGTTATTGTGGCATCCCCTTACTGAACATAAAATGCCCGTTTTGCGTGAATCCATGTTGGGAAAGTTGTGAGAAGCAATACTGAGTTAGTTCGCTAACTAGCTTGCTGCGAACTATTGGCCGGAAGTGCTTAATCAGAAGTCCTCCACACAAAAAACTAAATAGACCCCGCCCATATTTCCGTTGAAAATAAGGTgaatactccagtctagtaggtggcggtaatacaacatttattggatgtcaaccgccgttaaaccccattgaagaagaagaggaaagagaaaaagaagaagaaaataagACAAAGAGCGCGGGAAATTTGGAAATGGCGGAGTACAGAACATGTGAGGGTAAGTAGCAAAGTaatagtaggtggcggtaatgcaccataacgttggatgccaaccgcaggtaaaccccactgaagaagaagcaAAGTAATAACACAATTATTAATTGTTTACGAAGAGAAATTCCAGTTTATGTGTATACTAGTTTGTTTGAAATATTCGTATAAATTGTTGCCTATCCATAAACGCCAATAGTATGTGTTTCGCACTGAATTATATTCCTGGACGCGTCCGTACTTCTTCGTAGTAACGTTAGAcgatgtaacgttagctagccaaatatattgataatTCATCTGTGACTatactaactagctagttagcctaATTGTTTCCTAGGTCAGGAAGGTGTCCATCTAGAAATGGCTTGTGtgatatgttttggaatattttgtgcaATATTACAGTATGTCAGTTGATAGCTAGTTATTTTATTGCCATAAACCAGAGGTTGACTATAAAAAGGTATTATTGTTGACGTTAACGTTATCCAACCAGATCATAAAGTCTGACAACACATTCCTATTTAGCAACAACACATTTTACAACCAGAGGTAAGGAGAGAATGAGCAGGTGTAAATGTTTTGATTGTTTTATTTTGGGGTGAATTGCTAAAGGTAGGCTACACTAACATACAGAGCACATTACAGTCAAGAGGATAACACATTATATAAAACTTAGGCCTTATTTCAAATGTGGTCCTTGAAGGAATAGACAGAAAGCAGTATTAATCAATATAAATACAGAGTTCTGCTATCCCAATGTAAACACAATATTCTGCCTTTTTTCTAGAGGAGGCaatgtctccctcctccctcaagcTGTACGAGGCACAGTTCTTTGGTTTCACCCCACAGACCTGCATGGTGAGGGTATACAGCGCCTTTCAGGACTGCCTGAATGAATTACTGCTTGTCGTAGAAGCGGTGTTTGTGAGAAAACTAAGAGGGACTGAGCCCAATGGAGAGCAACTACATTCAAGGGCAAGAGAATGCACCCAAAAGTTGCAGATATTCCTTCAAGAACGCTTCAAACATCTGTCTTGTCGCATGGAAACTGTTTTGGTCAACAATGTCCTCTCAGTCCCCCCTAATGTGTTGTTACCTGATGACCAGCCACACAAAAAGTACTTTCAACGTTTAGAGGAGGTTCTTAATCTGGAGTCTTCCCTGGCGGAGCTGAAACAGGTGTACCAGGCAGAGGTGTGTGCCAGGCAGGCCTTGCTGGCTGAactggaggagcagagagaggtccAAGAGCAGCTGGATGGAATCCTGAGGTGGATTGCAGAACTACAGGCAGCGTGGATGCAGGAGGGAATGGGAAGCTTCCATGACAGCTTCCCTGTGACGATGCAATCGGTCAAGAAAATGCAGGCTGTCATTGGAGAGGTCAATAAGCAAAGGACTGGATGAGGACTCGGCAGTGGGATGGAACCACATGGTGTAAAATACTTAGTGGTGCTTTGAGAAGGGTAGGTCACAGGTGTAACAACATTCAGACTTGGAATAGCTCCCCCTGTCCGACATAAGACACAAATAGAATTCTATGCCTTTGGATGTATGAACAATTATACAATTCGTCAGACCCAAGTGTTATCAGCAAGAATGTGAGCACTTTTGAAACAATAATTAATCTTTGTTTTGATTTATTTCCTTTTTCATGGCTTTCTATACATTGTAAATCCACAAAATGTGAATAGTAACAGAGGCTCAAGCTGGTAGTATTTTTTGAATCTCCCAGTCTTAAAGAGGACGTTCACCCATTTTTACATGTGACCTTATTTTCACTCTTTCTGTGCTTGTAGTTGATCCCCCAAActgttaaaaaaaattatatattttgtttAGTTAGTCATCACTTGCCATAGACTACATTGCATTATGAAAATGTGTCTAAGCATGTTATAAAACGTTCCAAAACACTCAAAACTAACTCATTTCAGAATCTCATTCTGGATAATGTCTCTGCACTCAAAAATTCCTCTGTCCCATAAatccatatttacattttagtcatttagcagacgctcttatccagagcgacttacaaattatatTTGCAAAGTTTTGTTGTTGTAAACAGCATCATTCAAACATAGATTTATGGCACAGTGGGAGAAAAAATGAAAATACAATTGAGTGCAGGGACATAATCCAGAATGAGATTCTGATGTAATAGGAGTTGGTTTGGAGTGTTATGGAGcgttttaaacacatttatataATGCATTGTAGTCAATGGCAAGTCATGACCCATCAAAATGTGACAACCAATTTTctctgtaacaaaacaaaatatcaAAAAACTGTTTGGGGGATCAACTACAAGCACAGAAAGAGTGAAAATACCACATGTTAAAATGGGTGAACTTCCCCTGTAACTCTGGATCTTTGAAAAGCATTTTTTTGGAGCCATAGTCACCACCAGGGGGAAGCATTGTTTTGTTATTGCATCTCAAAAAACAATTGACGAAGCAGTGCGTTTGTACTGTGTGAATTATTTTGATTCTTTGTCCTGTAATATATTTTAGGCACTATCATTATAAACATTTAACACTTTCCTCATTTTGAATTAATACATGTGTAATTGTGCAATTGCATCTGATATAATTTAAATCATTCAAATCCTTTCCCTTGCCAATCATGGTCTGTCTGTCAG
Encoded proteins:
- the LOC121579369 gene encoding protein MIS12 homolog isoform X1, with the translated sequence MAEYRTCEEEAMSPSSLKLYEAQFFGFTPQTCMVRVYSAFQDCLNELLLVVEAVFVRKLRGTEPNGEQLHSRARECTQKLQIFLQERFKHLSCRMETVLVNNVLSVPPNVLLPDDQPHKKYFQRLEEVLNLESSLAELKQVYQAEVCARQALLAELEEQREVQEQLDGILRWIAELQAAWMQEGMGSFHDSFPVTMQSVKKMQAVIGEVNKQRTG
- the LOC121579369 gene encoding protein MIS12 homolog isoform X2 translates to MSPSSLKLYEAQFFGFTPQTCMVRVYSAFQDCLNELLLVVEAVFVRKLRGTEPNGEQLHSRARECTQKLQIFLQERFKHLSCRMETVLVNNVLSVPPNVLLPDDQPHKKYFQRLEEVLNLESSLAELKQVYQAEVCARQALLAELEEQREVQEQLDGILRWIAELQAAWMQEGMGSFHDSFPVTMQSVKKMQAVIGEVNKQRTG